One genomic segment of Helicobacter enhydrae includes these proteins:
- the flgB gene encoding flagellar basal body rod protein FlgB — translation MLFDEISPVYKYAHKALDYRSMRQDLISSNIANVDTPFYKPRDIDFESYLAQSMNEEFGHSRSLELQMAQTDSAHLTPYTDMKKGGTIFFRDGHMARNDGNSVDLDVETSEMGKNSVMYQALVSALKKHKGIFTYAIDSTKNI, via the coding sequence ATGCTTTTTGATGAAATCTCACCAGTTTATAAATACGCCCACAAGGCACTAGACTATCGCTCAATGCGACAAGATCTGATCTCAAGCAATATTGCAAATGTGGATACACCTTTTTACAAACCAAGAGATATAGATTTTGAAAGCTATCTTGCTCAATCTATGAATGAGGAGTTTGGGCATTCACGCTCTCTAGAGCTTCAAATGGCACAAACTGACTCTGCTCATCTCACCCCATACACCGATATGAAAAAAGGTGGAACGATATTTTTTAGAGATGGGCACATGGCTAGAAATGATGGCAATAGTGTAGATTTGGATGTAGAAACAAGCGAGATGGGCAAAAATAGCGTAATGTATCAAGCCCTTGTGAGTGCGCTCAAAAAGCATAAGGGGATTTTCACTTATGCAATCGATTCGACAAAAAATATTTAA
- the flgC gene encoding flagellar basal body rod protein FlgC, with protein sequence MAFLSSFDISGYGLSAQRVRVNTISSNIANANTTRTDEGGPYRRKEVVFKAINFDKMLNQKIAENENFLPYEDPLNEELKNEKAIPPISSVIIDKIVQDDKNFKLKYDPSHPDADANGYVAYPNVNPVVEMADLIEATRAYQANVSAFQSAKTMASNAITMFQA encoded by the coding sequence ATGGCTTTTTTATCTAGTTTTGATATTAGTGGTTATGGACTTTCAGCTCAAAGAGTGCGTGTCAATACTATTTCATCCAACATCGCCAACGCAAACACCACACGCACCGATGAGGGCGGACCTTATCGCAGAAAAGAAGTGGTTTTCAAAGCGATCAATTTTGACAAAATGCTCAATCAAAAAATTGCAGAAAATGAGAATTTTTTGCCTTATGAAGATCCACTCAATGAGGAATTGAAAAATGAAAAAGCAATACCACCTATTTCTAGCGTCATCATTGACAAGATTGTGCAAGATGATAAGAATTTTAAGCTAAAATACGACCCAAGTCATCCAGATGCAGATGCAAATGGATATGTTGCTTATCCCAATGTCAATCCCGTTGTTGAAATGGCTGATTTGATTGAAGCAACTAGGGCGTATCAGGCGAATGTTTCAGCATTCCAAAGTGCCAAAACGATGGCAAGCAATGCGATTACAATGTTTCAAGCATAG
- the fliE gene encoding flagellar hook-basal body complex protein FliE, with protein MANEFGIIKNDISHISQNNTPNKAPQVDPNKAKTFENLLKDSINEVNAEQKVAEKALGDMATGQIKDLHQAAIAIGKAETSMKVMLEVRNKAINAYKEILRTQV; from the coding sequence ATGGCAAATGAGTTTGGAATCATCAAAAACGATATTTCTCATATCTCACAAAACAACACTCCAAACAAAGCTCCACAGGTAGATCCAAACAAGGCAAAAACTTTTGAGAACTTGCTCAAAGACAGCATCAATGAAGTCAATGCTGAGCAAAAAGTCGCAGAAAAAGCACTAGGAGATATGGCAACAGGGCAGATCAAAGATTTGCATCAAGCCGCCATTGCTATCGGAAAAGCTGAAACAAGTATGAAAGTAATGCTAGAAGTGAGAAACAAAGCAATTAACGCCTACAAAGAGATTTTGAGAACCCAAGTTTGA
- a CDS encoding peptidoglycan D,D-transpeptidase FtsI family protein, with the protein MPNQTYGDKNIKALGWLVFILCGIFVVLVGFFGFRVFQDRRTPTLNITKPDYSTRGNIYSRDGFTLATSEKLYKVSLNPKNIDPDKKELFVNLFSIYTGIPKAEILQKLKREGYVTLSYNISAPTAANLKLLHYKLDSYKVFKGFEENGKEYPKMGFSVDLSGYSRQYPYGKIMEPLIGYTQKLHNQEITKVKGIQGIESSAEVYLKPKENGKLEGLRDVGFNIIKSKDSTQTQRQDGFDITLSIPITLQTKIENIIDAFNQQFQAKEILVGVMDSRNGQILSLASSGRFNPKDIKKEDYPFLNNNIVESSFEPGSIIKPIIYAFLLQKHLIPHNQLIDLNNGIYQIGKHIIRDDHPMKSATPHDILIKSSNIGMIKLTQNLNAQEYYDALKDYGFGSATNIDLGPEETGVLPNIEKLKGSYKASTSYGYGFRATFIQILRAYASFSNGGFLVTPTTINYISRGGERYVPFQQVKQKIPVISSQNAQEVKSILQDIVRYGTGKKAGVEGVLTGGKTGTARIFLDGKYTKRYNSSFFGFAQDEKRSYTIGVVVFDPNVDEGRYYGSKTAAPIFAEVVKALIANGFLQTTN; encoded by the coding sequence ATGCCTAATCAAACTTATGGTGATAAAAATATCAAAGCACTAGGTTGGCTAGTATTCATTCTTTGTGGTATTTTTGTGGTTTTGGTGGGTTTTTTTGGGTTTCGTGTGTTCCAAGATAGGAGGACGCCCACTCTCAATATCACCAAACCTGACTATTCGACACGAGGAAATATCTATAGCCGCGATGGCTTCACTCTAGCAACAAGCGAAAAACTCTACAAAGTAAGCCTCAATCCCAAAAACATCGATCCAGACAAAAAAGAGCTTTTTGTCAATCTGTTTTCTATCTACACGGGCATTCCAAAAGCTGAGATTCTCCAAAAACTCAAACGAGAGGGGTATGTCACTCTCTCTTATAATATCTCTGCCCCCACAGCAGCCAATCTCAAACTCTTGCACTACAAACTTGATAGCTACAAAGTGTTCAAAGGATTTGAAGAAAATGGCAAAGAATACCCAAAAATGGGCTTCTCTGTGGATTTGAGTGGATATAGTCGCCAATATCCTTATGGCAAGATCATGGAGCCACTCATTGGCTACACACAAAAACTCCACAATCAAGAAATCACCAAAGTCAAAGGCATTCAAGGCATAGAATCATCTGCAGAAGTCTATCTCAAGCCAAAAGAAAATGGGAAACTTGAGGGTCTGCGTGATGTTGGATTTAATATCATCAAAAGCAAGGATTCTACACAGACACAGCGTCAAGATGGCTTTGACATCACCCTCTCTATCCCTATCACACTGCAAACCAAAATCGAAAATATTATCGATGCTTTCAATCAACAATTCCAAGCCAAAGAGATTTTGGTGGGAGTGATGGATTCGCGTAATGGACAAATCCTCTCTCTTGCAAGTTCAGGTCGCTTCAACCCCAAAGACATCAAAAAGGAGGATTATCCTTTCTTAAACAACAACATTGTCGAATCTTCTTTTGAGCCCGGAAGTATCATCAAACCCATCATCTATGCGTTTTTATTGCAAAAACATCTTATCCCACACAACCAACTTATTGATCTCAACAATGGAATCTATCAAATCGGCAAACACATCATCCGCGATGATCATCCGATGAAAAGTGCAACCCCTCACGACATTCTCATCAAATCGAGCAATATCGGAATGATCAAACTTACGCAAAACCTCAATGCACAAGAGTATTATGACGCACTCAAAGACTATGGCTTTGGCTCGGCGACAAATATCGATTTGGGTCCTGAGGAAACAGGAGTGTTGCCTAATATTGAGAAACTCAAAGGCTCATACAAAGCAAGCACCTCCTATGGTTATGGATTCCGTGCGACTTTTATCCAAATCTTGAGAGCTTATGCAAGTTTTAGCAATGGCGGTTTCCTAGTCACTCCCACGACAATCAACTACATCAGCAGGGGGGGAGAACGCTATGTGCCATTCCAACAAGTCAAACAAAAAATCCCAGTCATCTCTTCTCAAAATGCTCAAGAAGTCAAATCGATCCTGCAAGACATCGTGAGATATGGCACAGGGAAAAAAGCAGGAGTAGAGGGAGTGCTCACTGGAGGCAAAACAGGGACAGCTAGAATCTTTTTGGATGGGAAATACACCAAGAGATACAATAGCTCTTTTTTCGGATTTGCTCAAGATGAAAAGAGATCTTACACCATTGGTGTTGTTGTCTTTGATCCAAATGTCGATGAAGGTCGCTATTATGGAAGCAAAACCGCCGCACCCATCTTTGCAGAAGTTGTCAAGGCACTCATCGCTAATGGCTTCTTACAAACCACTAACTAG
- a CDS encoding AtpZ/AtpI family protein, translating into MNEKKLEPITREPKYGKVVSAISGLSLGVSMVIAVLLGVGLGIWLKSLTGWGWILWLGVLWGVGGAIYNVYLAYKKQQKAMEDLQNDPKYKEYKELDS; encoded by the coding sequence ATGAATGAAAAAAAACTAGAACCAATTACGCGTGAGCCAAAATATGGCAAGGTGGTGTCTGCAATAAGTGGGCTTTCTCTAGGGGTGTCTATGGTGATTGCGGTGTTGCTTGGCGTTGGGTTGGGGATTTGGCTCAAAAGCTTGACAGGGTGGGGTTGGATTTTGTGGCTTGGCGTATTGTGGGGCGTTGGTGGAGCTATTTACAATGTGTATTTGGCTTACAAAAAGCAACAAAAAGCAATGGAAGATTTGCAGAATGATCCAAAATACAAAGAATACAAAGAGCTTGATTCTTAG
- the hemL gene encoding glutamate-1-semialdehyde 2,1-aminomutase encodes MQILHSVNDFNEAKQVIVGGVNSPVRAFKSVGGIPRFIDRGEGSYLYDVDGNQYLDFVQSWGPLILGHCNQMIIEASINALQNGSSFGAPTELETALAKEIILLYNGVDKMRFVSSGTEATMSAIRLARAYSGRDDIIKFEGCYHGHSDSLLVSAGSGCATFGSPSSPGVPQDFSKHTYVARFNDLDSVRSCFELGNIGCVIIEPIAGNMGLVPAENEFLVGLRALCDEFGAVLIFDEVMSGFRASLNGAQGYYDVVPDLVTFGKVIGGGMPLAGFGGKDEIMKLLSPVGDVYQAGTLSGNPVAVSAGLSAICQIKADVGLYARLQDLASRLMDGFAQEAQKRGIALQTCVRGSMFGFFFNSKEVKNFDDARGSDTQFFASFHQKMLERGIYLACSAFETGFVCSTMTQEEIDRAIVACGESIEEIINE; translated from the coding sequence ATGCAGATTTTGCACAGCGTGAATGATTTTAATGAGGCAAAGCAAGTGATTGTTGGGGGTGTGAATTCCCCTGTCCGTGCGTTTAAGAGTGTTGGAGGGATACCTCGCTTCATCGATAGAGGGGAGGGGAGCTATCTCTATGATGTGGATGGCAATCAATATCTTGATTTTGTGCAGAGTTGGGGTCCTCTGATTTTGGGGCATTGCAACCAAATGATCATCGAGGCAAGTATCAATGCCTTGCAAAATGGTTCAAGTTTTGGCGCACCAACCGAGCTTGAAACGGCATTGGCAAAAGAAATCATTTTGCTTTATAACGGGGTGGATAAGATGCGTTTTGTAAGCTCTGGGACTGAAGCGACAATGAGTGCCATCCGTTTGGCACGCGCTTATAGCGGTAGAGATGACATCATCAAGTTTGAGGGGTGCTATCACGGACATAGCGATAGTTTGCTAGTGAGTGCTGGTAGTGGGTGTGCGACTTTTGGAAGCCCTAGTTCTCCCGGTGTCCCCCAAGATTTCTCAAAGCACACTTATGTGGCGAGGTTTAATGATCTAGATTCTGTGAGGAGTTGTTTTGAACTAGGCAACATAGGTTGTGTGATTATTGAGCCGATTGCTGGGAATATGGGGCTTGTCCCTGCAGAAAACGAGTTTCTTGTGGGGCTAAGAGCATTGTGCGATGAGTTTGGGGCGGTGTTGATTTTTGATGAAGTGATGAGTGGCTTTCGTGCCTCTTTGAACGGAGCTCAAGGGTATTATGATGTTGTGCCTGATTTGGTGACTTTTGGCAAGGTGATTGGCGGGGGGATGCCACTTGCAGGGTTTGGCGGAAAAGATGAGATTATGAAGCTTTTATCGCCCGTTGGTGATGTGTATCAGGCAGGGACTTTGAGCGGTAACCCTGTCGCCGTGAGTGCGGGTCTTTCGGCGATTTGTCAAATCAAAGCAGATGTGGGGCTGTATGCTAGATTGCAAGATTTGGCTTCAAGGTTGATGGATGGGTTTGCACAAGAAGCACAAAAAAGAGGCATTGCATTGCAAACCTGTGTGCGTGGCAGTATGTTTGGATTCTTTTTCAATTCCAAAGAGGTCAAAAATTTCGATGATGCTAGGGGGAGCGATACACAATTTTTCGCTTCCTTTCATCAAAAAATGCTTGAGAGAGGGATTTATTTGGCTTGTTCGGCATTTGAAACGGGGTTTGTTTGCTCTACGATGACGCAAGAGGAGATTGATAGGGCGATTGTGGCTTGTGGAGAATCTATCGAGGAGATCATCAATGAATGA
- a CDS encoding ABC transporter ATP-binding protein, with product MPLLSARNLTHSFDSLLYEGVCLDCNAKESIAILGVSGSGKSTILNHLSTLLPPQLGEVDLLHHKNIYTLKQEELLSIRRLEVGIIFQAHYLFRGFSAKENLEIAKILSQQELDEGILERMGILHTLHQQVGQLSGGQQQRLSIARILSKKPKMIFADEPTGNLDKQTAEVVMDILLEFLERFDSGLVLATHDEFVASKCTRQFLLENKTFREL from the coding sequence ATGCCTCTTCTTAGTGCAAGGAATCTAACTCATAGCTTTGATTCTTTGCTATATGAGGGGGTGTGCTTGGATTGCAATGCCAAAGAGAGCATTGCGATTTTGGGGGTGAGCGGAAGTGGAAAATCCACAATTCTCAATCATTTATCAACTCTTTTGCCACCACAGCTTGGAGAGGTGGATTTGTTGCACCACAAAAACATCTACACTCTAAAACAAGAAGAACTGCTAAGCATTAGGCGTTTGGAAGTTGGGATCATTTTTCAAGCACATTATTTGTTTCGTGGATTTAGTGCAAAAGAGAATCTAGAAATCGCCAAAATTTTAAGTCAGCAAGAGCTAGATGAGGGGATTTTGGAGAGAATGGGGATTTTGCATACGCTACATCAGCAAGTCGGGCAGTTGAGTGGTGGGCAACAACAGCGTCTCTCTATCGCAAGGATTTTGAGCAAAAAGCCAAAAATGATTTTTGCTGATGAGCCTACAGGAAATCTAGACAAACAAACCGCCGAGGTTGTGATGGATATACTTCTAGAATTTTTGGAGCGTTTTGATTCGGGGTTGGTTCTAGCAACGCACGATGAGTTTGTGGCATCCAAATGCACGAGGCAGTTTTTGTTGGAAAACAAAACCTTTAGAGAATTATAA
- the tsf gene encoding translation elongation factor Ts, giving the protein MSEISAQLVKKLREMTDAGMMDCKKALVEVQGDLQKAVEYLREKGLSKAAKKADRVASEGVISVKVANDFSNAVMLEINSETDFVAKNEGFVALVKKSTEIVEQHKIADVEALNQVSVEGASFDEYLKGQIAKIGENIVVRRLANVSAKGKGVVNGYVHSNGRVGVIISIAYHNDKNASALAEFARNLCMHAAAMKPQYLSYHQIDAEFIAKEKVALIAELEKENEELARLGKPLHKIPSYVSRNELTPEVLKKAEEDLRAELKAQGKPENIWDKILPGQLERFVADNTLIDQRMTLLGQFYVMDDKKTIAQVLEAKSKELDDTLEITEYVRFELGEGIEKQVSDFAQEVMAQIQ; this is encoded by the coding sequence ATGTCTGAAATTAGTGCACAATTGGTCAAAAAACTTCGTGAGATGACAGATGCAGGGATGATGGACTGCAAAAAGGCGTTGGTGGAGGTTCAAGGCGATCTCCAAAAGGCTGTGGAATACTTGAGAGAAAAAGGCTTGAGCAAAGCAGCCAAAAAAGCAGATCGTGTTGCGAGTGAGGGAGTGATTTCTGTCAAAGTGGCAAACGATTTTAGCAATGCTGTAATGCTTGAAATCAATAGTGAAACAGATTTTGTCGCCAAAAATGAGGGATTTGTCGCTTTGGTCAAAAAAAGCACAGAGATTGTGGAGCAACACAAAATCGCAGATGTTGAAGCACTCAATCAAGTGAGTGTTGAGGGTGCAAGCTTTGATGAATATCTCAAAGGACAGATTGCAAAGATTGGTGAAAACATCGTTGTGAGACGCTTGGCAAATGTAAGTGCAAAAGGCAAAGGCGTGGTCAATGGCTATGTCCATAGCAATGGACGCGTCGGTGTGATCATTTCTATCGCTTATCACAATGACAAAAATGCCTCCGCACTTGCAGAGTTTGCTAGAAACCTTTGTATGCACGCAGCGGCGATGAAGCCTCAATATTTGAGCTACCATCAAATCGATGCTGAGTTTATCGCCAAAGAAAAAGTTGCCTTGATTGCAGAGCTTGAAAAAGAAAACGAAGAACTTGCAAGACTTGGTAAGCCGTTGCACAAAATCCCAAGCTATGTGAGCAGAAATGAACTCACTCCTGAGGTTTTGAAAAAAGCCGAAGAGGATTTGAGAGCTGAGCTCAAAGCACAAGGGAAGCCAGAAAATATTTGGGATAAGATTTTGCCGGGACAATTGGAGCGTTTTGTTGCAGATAATACATTGATCGATCAGAGAATGACTTTGCTTGGTCAGTTTTATGTAATGGATGACAAAAAAACAATCGCACAAGTGCTTGAGGCAAAGAGCAAAGAGCTTGATGATACTTTGGAGATCACAGAGTATGTCAGATTTGAGCTTGGAGAAGGGATCGAGAAACAAGTGTCAGATTTTGCTCAAGAAGTGATGGCACAAATCCAATAA
- the rpsB gene encoding 30S ribosomal protein S2: MVTMKDLLECGVHFGHQTRRWNPKMKRFIFGVRKNIHIIDLQKTIRYFRYTYNIVRDAAAEGKTIMFVGTKKQASETLKQYAESVNVPYVNYRWLGGMLTNFSTIKRSVRKLEVIEEMEASGQIDLLTKKEKLMLLRKKDKLNKYLGGVRHMKKAPDMIFVIDAAKEKIAVAEARRLGIPVVAPIDTNCDPDVVDYPIPGNDDAIRSIQLFCKEMVEAITEGRAMSGNIEIENLSEVAPASEQEKQEVIEEAVQELGGKMEDSENV; this comes from the coding sequence ATGGTTACGATGAAAGACTTATTGGAGTGCGGTGTTCATTTCGGACATCAGACAAGGCGTTGGAATCCAAAAATGAAGAGATTTATTTTTGGTGTGCGAAAAAACATTCATATCATTGACTTGCAAAAGACAATCCGCTATTTTCGTTACACTTACAACATCGTAAGAGACGCTGCAGCAGAGGGCAAGACAATCATGTTTGTCGGCACAAAAAAACAAGCAAGCGAAACGCTTAAGCAATATGCAGAGAGCGTGAATGTCCCTTATGTGAATTATCGTTGGCTTGGTGGGATGCTGACAAACTTCAGCACAATCAAAAGATCTGTAAGAAAGCTTGAAGTGATTGAAGAGATGGAAGCAAGTGGGCAGATTGATTTGCTCACCAAAAAAGAAAAATTGATGCTTCTACGCAAAAAAGACAAGCTCAACAAATATCTTGGCGGTGTGCGTCATATGAAAAAAGCCCCTGATATGATTTTTGTCATCGATGCAGCAAAAGAAAAAATCGCAGTCGCAGAGGCTAGAAGACTAGGAATCCCCGTCGTGGCACCTATTGATACAAATTGTGATCCTGATGTCGTAGATTATCCAATCCCGGGAAATGATGATGCGATCCGCTCTATCCAGCTTTTCTGCAAAGAAATGGTTGAGGCAATCACTGAGGGGCGTGCAATGAGTGGAAATATCGAGATTGAAAATCTATCAGAAGTTGCACCTGCAAGCGAGCAAGAGAAACAAGAAGTGATCGAAGAAGCGGTTCAAGAGCTTGGTGGCAAAATGGAGGATAGTGAAAATGTCTGA
- a CDS encoding DMT family transporter, which yields MSWFALVLAGCFEVAGVFVMKKLSYAKGVRLVLLYVAMSVTFGISLAFLGFAMRKIDMSVAYAIWTGIGAVGGVIMGALIFKETLSLAKCFCLFLIIASVVGLKLLD from the coding sequence ATGAGCTGGTTTGCTTTGGTATTGGCAGGTTGCTTTGAGGTTGCAGGTGTTTTTGTGATGAAAAAACTCTCCTATGCTAAGGGTGTTAGGCTTGTATTGCTGTATGTGGCGATGTCTGTCACTTTTGGAATATCTTTGGCATTTTTGGGATTTGCAATGCGAAAAATCGATATGAGCGTCGCCTATGCAATTTGGACAGGCATAGGTGCAGTAGGGGGCGTGATAATGGGTGCCTTGATCTTTAAGGAAACTTTGAGCTTAGCCAAATGCTTCTGTTTGTTTCTCATTATTGCCTCAGTTGTCGGCTTGAAGCTTTTGGATTGA
- a CDS encoding DMT family transporter, whose protein sequence is MLWILIGAISEVVWALGLKYSTGNVWEILGIGVALGISAFCLVQACKKMEASVVYAVFVGLGSAFLTTIDMFINSLNLSKLVLIVVLLCGVMGIKFLDKGVAK, encoded by the coding sequence ATGCTTTGGATTCTTATTGGAGCTATATCTGAGGTGGTTTGGGCTTTGGGTTTGAAATATAGCACGGGAAATGTTTGGGAAATTTTGGGGATTGGAGTTGCTTTGGGCATTTCTGCTTTTTGTCTTGTGCAAGCTTGCAAAAAAATGGAAGCTAGTGTGGTTTATGCTGTATTTGTGGGGCTAGGAAGTGCGTTTTTGACTACAATCGATATGTTTATCAATAGCTTAAATCTCTCAAAGCTTGTTTTGATTGTTGTTTTGCTTTGTGGGGTGATGGGTATCAAGTTTCTTGACAAAGGCGTTGCAAAATGA
- a CDS encoding diacylglycerol kinase has product MRNDKKGKGGLRRIYNAFFYSLSGLKSAWIDESAFRQVVLLSVLGICIAPFLSTSWVECVLLVLSCVLMIICELINSAIENAVDFTSLELHPFAKKAKDMGSAIQLCSIVFFLFVWGSFLFCRVWGS; this is encoded by the coding sequence TTGAGAAATGACAAAAAGGGCAAAGGGGGATTGAGGCGTATTTATAATGCGTTTTTTTACTCTCTTAGTGGCTTGAAATCCGCTTGGATTGATGAGTCTGCTTTTCGGCAAGTTGTGCTTCTATCGGTTTTGGGGATTTGTATCGCCCCATTTCTCAGCACTTCTTGGGTTGAGTGTGTTTTGTTGGTTTTGTCTTGCGTGTTGATGATTATCTGTGAGTTGATTAACTCTGCGATTGAAAATGCAGTAGATTTCACAAGTTTGGAACTCCACCCATTTGCCAAAAAGGCAAAAGATATGGGAAGTGCGATTCAGCTTTGTTCTATTGTGTTTTTTTTGTTTGTGTGGGGGAGTTTTTTGTTTTGTAGGGTTTGGGGATCTTAG
- a CDS encoding chaperone NapD: MNISSVIVYVQEDFQQVCDSIKKIPQCEVCLEDAERKIAIVAIEAKEIAEEVQVLEKLNALSGVLRAEMHYSYSEDELDKAKEQIQGSVSEILQEDYPAEAVRYSGSVGYYVTKERDEFEK, encoded by the coding sequence ATGAATATCTCAAGCGTGATTGTGTATGTTCAGGAAGATTTTCAACAAGTTTGCGATTCGATTAAAAAGATCCCCCAGTGTGAAGTTTGTTTGGAAGACGCAGAGCGAAAAATCGCGATTGTAGCGATTGAAGCCAAAGAGATTGCCGAAGAAGTGCAGGTGCTAGAGAAGCTCAATGCGTTATCAGGGGTTTTGAGGGCAGAGATGCACTATAGCTATAGTGAGGATGAGCTAGACAAGGCAAAAGAGCAAATCCAAGGCAGTGTTTCAGAAATCTTGCAGGAGGATTATCCTGCAGAGGCTGTAAGATATAGCGGTAGCGTGGGGTATTATGTCACCAAAGAAAGAGATGAGTTTGAGAAATGA
- the rplT gene encoding 50S ribosomal protein L20, translating to MRVKTGVVRRRRHKKILKLARGFYSGRRKHFRKAKEQLERSMYYAFRDRKQKKREFRSLWIVRINAACRMHDISYSKFMHGLKLANIELDRKILADMAMNDLSAFSKIVEVAKKAL from the coding sequence ATGAGAGTAAAAACAGGGGTTGTCCGTAGAAGACGCCATAAGAAAATATTAAAACTTGCAAGAGGTTTCTATAGCGGGAGAAGAAAGCATTTCCGCAAAGCAAAAGAACAACTTGAAAGAAGTATGTATTATGCTTTCCGTGATAGAAAGCAAAAGAAAAGAGAGTTTAGAAGCTTGTGGATTGTCCGTATCAATGCGGCTTGTCGTATGCACGACATCAGTTATTCCAAATTTATGCACGGCTTGAAACTCGCCAACATTGAACTTGATCGCAAAATTTTGGCTGATATGGCAATGAACGATTTGAGTGCATTTTCAAAGATTGTAGAGGTTGCCAAAAAGGCTCTCTAA
- the rpmI gene encoding 50S ribosomal protein L35, with protein sequence MPKMKTNRGAAKRFKVKKNLVKRGSAFKSHILTKKDHQRKANLNAPKYVHDANMDSVKKLLCMA encoded by the coding sequence ATGCCAAAGATGAAAACCAATCGTGGTGCAGCCAAGCGTTTCAAAGTCAAAAAAAACCTTGTCAAACGCGGTAGTGCTTTTAAGAGTCATATCTTGACAAAAAAAGATCATCAAAGAAAAGCCAATTTGAATGCACCTAAGTATGTTCATGATGCGAATATGGATTCTGTGAAAAAGCTTTTGTGTATGGCTTAA
- the infC gene encoding translation initiation factor IF-3 — protein sequence MSKEEVLLNEEIRLKEVRCIGEDGEQFGIISSREALELAVGQDLDLVLISPNANPPVCKIMDYGKYRYQAEKKQKEARKKQKQIEVKEIKLSVQIAQNDINYKVKHAREFLENGKHVKFRVFLKQRELSIPGVGLDLLKKVEEMLEDIAMTEKEAKLEGRYVNILFIPKKNK from the coding sequence TTGAGTAAAGAAGAAGTATTGCTAAATGAAGAAATCAGATTGAAGGAAGTGCGATGCATCGGTGAAGATGGAGAGCAGTTTGGGATCATAAGCTCAAGAGAGGCTTTGGAGTTGGCGGTGGGACAGGATTTGGATTTGGTGTTGATCTCGCCAAATGCCAATCCTCCAGTCTGCAAGATTATGGATTATGGGAAGTATCGCTATCAAGCAGAAAAAAAACAAAAAGAAGCACGCAAAAAACAAAAGCAAATCGAAGTCAAAGAGATCAAACTCTCTGTGCAGATTGCCCAAAATGACATCAATTACAAAGTTAAACACGCTAGAGAGTTTTTGGAAAATGGCAAACATGTGAAGTTTCGCGTATTCCTCAAACAAAGGGAGTTGAGTATCCCGGGCGTTGGGCTTGATTTGCTAAAAAAAGTCGAAGAAATGCTTGAAGACATTGCGATGACTGAAAAAGAAGCCAAGCTTGAGGGGAGATATGTTAATATTCTATTCATTCCAAAAAAGAATAAATAG